The Thermoanaerobaculia bacterium genome has a window encoding:
- a CDS encoding class D sortase, with product MSAGRLVRCIGAALVLASGSGAVSAQLPGDDPAFHPDGFHCPPEAPPGADFDQAIAWIEFPRFGLLAPVYQGTAESELRRGAGLVDGTALPGVPDRRRNCVIAAHRTSYFSPLESAVAGDVFSLITGAGVDDYVVERVLVVTPDHVELERPTRTPKLTLVTCTPFNYLGPAPDRLVVIASKRGREAKTGRHAKKRTPGRASHRRSNSVQR from the coding sequence GTGAGTGCCGGCCGGCTCGTTCGCTGCATCGGAGCCGCGCTCGTGCTCGCGAGCGGCTCCGGTGCGGTCTCGGCCCAGTTGCCGGGCGATGATCCCGCGTTTCACCCGGACGGCTTCCACTGTCCGCCGGAGGCGCCCCCGGGCGCCGATTTCGACCAGGCGATCGCCTGGATCGAATTCCCTCGTTTCGGGCTGCTCGCCCCCGTTTACCAGGGAACCGCCGAGTCCGAGCTCCGCCGCGGTGCGGGGCTCGTCGACGGCACCGCGCTCCCCGGCGTGCCGGATCGGCGCCGCAACTGCGTGATCGCCGCCCACCGCACCTCGTACTTCTCCCCGCTCGAGTCCGCCGTCGCCGGGGACGTCTTCTCGCTCATCACCGGGGCGGGCGTGGACGATTACGTCGTGGAGCGCGTCCTCGTCGTGACTCCCGATCACGTCGAGCTCGAACGGCCCACCCGGACCCCGAAGCTCACGCTGGTCACCTGCACGCCGTTCAACTATCTCGGGCCGGCTCCCGACCGCCTCGTCGTGATCGCCTCGAAGCGCGGACGCGAGGCGAAAACGGGGCGACACGCAAAAAAAAGGACGCCCGGTCGGGCGTCCCATCGTCGCTCGAACAGCGTTCAGCGATAG
- a CDS encoding OsmC family protein — protein sequence MKRKASAVWNGSLKEGSGKISSDSGALKETAYSFGTRFENGAGTNPEELIAAAHAGCFSMALSGQLGAAGMTADSIRTSATVTMEKLEAGWTVTAVHLDVTAKVPNADRAKFETAAANAKTGCPISRLLKADITMDARLE from the coding sequence ATGAAGAGAAAAGCTTCGGCGGTGTGGAACGGCAGCCTCAAAGAGGGAAGCGGAAAGATCTCGAGCGACAGCGGCGCGCTGAAGGAGACGGCCTACTCCTTCGGGACCCGCTTCGAGAACGGCGCGGGCACCAATCCCGAGGAGCTGATCGCCGCCGCGCACGCGGGATGCTTCAGCATGGCGCTTTCGGGACAGCTCGGCGCGGCGGGGATGACCGCCGACAGCATCCGGACGTCCGCGACCGTCACGATGGAGAAGCTCGAGGCCGGCTGGACCGTGACCGCGGTCCATCTGGACGTCACGGCGAAGGTTCCGAACGCGGACCGCGCGAAGTTCGAGACGGCCGCCGCCAACGCGAAAACGGGCTGCCCCATTTCGAGGCTGCTCAAGGCCGACATCACGATGGACGCCCGCCTCGAGTAG
- a CDS encoding DHA2 family efflux MFS transporter permease subunit, whose protein sequence is MSEHGARKWIITITVILASLIELIDTSIVNVALPQMMGNLGATLDEVAWVVTAYVVANVIVIPMTGWLSSLFGRRNYFAGSIVLFTIASFFCGHATGIWELVVFRFVQGVGGGALLSTSQSIIVETFPPEELGLANGLFGLGVVVGPTIGPTLGGWITDNYNWPWIFYVNIPIGIVATFLTLTFIHDPKEKHHLGRVDWAGIALLVLGIGSLQVVLERGEREDWFSAPYITVLAVVAAIGVVGFVWRELTAEHPVVNLRVLKDRSLAVGTLFTFILGFGLYSSVFIFPVFIQNLLGFTAMQTGLILLPGGMATAIMMPVVGKALQRGFPPQIMNALGFISFFVFTRMLSHSTLDSGRSDFFWPLIFRGVGLGLLFVPLTTLALSNLRGRDIPQGAGLTNMMRQLGGSFGIALIATYIQHRSATHRQNLLTHVSVYDFALRQRLAAITSALVGRGSPLAEAKRQAAGAIEGIVTRQTFLLTYMDAFRIVGVFFLLCIPLLLLFRRGRGKPISAPLH, encoded by the coding sequence ATGTCGGAGCACGGCGCCCGCAAATGGATCATCACGATCACGGTGATCCTCGCGTCGCTCATCGAGCTGATCGACACGTCGATCGTCAACGTCGCCCTCCCGCAGATGATGGGGAACCTCGGGGCGACGCTCGACGAGGTCGCCTGGGTCGTGACCGCCTACGTCGTCGCCAACGTCATCGTCATCCCGATGACGGGATGGCTCTCGTCGCTCTTCGGCCGGCGGAATTACTTCGCCGGGTCGATCGTCCTCTTCACGATCGCCTCCTTCTTCTGCGGGCACGCGACGGGGATCTGGGAGCTCGTCGTGTTCCGGTTCGTCCAGGGAGTGGGCGGCGGCGCGCTCCTGTCGACCTCGCAGTCGATCATCGTCGAGACGTTCCCGCCGGAGGAGCTCGGCCTCGCCAACGGCCTCTTCGGACTCGGCGTCGTCGTGGGGCCGACCATCGGGCCCACGCTCGGCGGCTGGATCACCGACAATTACAACTGGCCGTGGATCTTCTACGTCAACATTCCGATCGGAATCGTCGCGACGTTCCTCACGCTCACGTTCATCCACGACCCGAAGGAAAAGCACCATCTCGGACGCGTCGACTGGGCCGGGATCGCGCTCCTCGTGCTCGGCATCGGGTCGCTCCAGGTCGTGCTGGAGCGCGGTGAGCGCGAGGACTGGTTCTCGGCGCCGTACATCACCGTCCTCGCGGTCGTCGCGGCGATCGGCGTCGTGGGGTTCGTCTGGCGCGAGCTGACCGCGGAGCACCCGGTCGTCAACCTCCGGGTGCTCAAGGACCGGTCGCTCGCGGTCGGGACGCTCTTCACGTTCATCCTCGGCTTCGGTCTCTACTCGTCGGTCTTCATCTTCCCCGTCTTCATCCAGAACCTCCTCGGCTTCACCGCGATGCAGACCGGCCTGATCCTCCTGCCGGGGGGGATGGCGACGGCGATCATGATGCCGGTCGTCGGCAAGGCGCTCCAGCGCGGATTCCCGCCGCAGATCATGAACGCGCTCGGCTTCATCTCCTTCTTCGTCTTCACCCGGATGCTCTCGCATTCGACGCTCGATTCCGGGCGCTCGGATTTCTTCTGGCCGCTGATCTTCCGCGGCGTCGGGCTGGGCCTCCTCTTCGTGCCGCTGACGACGCTCGCGCTCTCGAACCTGCGCGGGCGCGACATTCCGCAGGGAGCGGGGTTGACGAACATGATGCGCCAGCTCGGAGGGTCGTTCGGGATCGCGCTCATCGCGACGTACATCCAGCATCGCTCCGCGACGCACCGCCAGAACCTCCTGACGCACGTCTCGGTGTACGACTTCGCCCTGCGCCAGCGGCTCGCCGCGATCACGTCCGCGCTCGTCGGGCGCGGCTCGCCGCTCGCCGAGGCGAAGCGGCAGGCGGCGGGCGCGATCGAGGGGATCGTGACGCGCCAGACGTTCCTCCTGACCTACATGGACGCGTTCCGGATCGTCGGCGTCTTCTTCCTGCTGTGCATTCCGCTGCTGCTGCTGTTCAGGCGGGGACGCGGCAAGCCCATCTCCGCGCCTCTGCATTGA
- a CDS encoding RNA-binding protein: MKLYVGNLSYNTTEDELRELFGAYGNPDSVKIIMDRETGRSKGFGFVEFSDDQAAKSAMSALNGRDLGGRALTVNEARPREEGGGGRGGRGRY; encoded by the coding sequence ATGAAACTCTACGTGGGGAACCTCTCCTACAACACGACCGAGGACGAGCTGCGCGAGCTCTTCGGCGCCTACGGAAATCCCGACTCCGTGAAGATCATCATGGACCGGGAGACCGGGCGCTCGAAGGGTTTCGGCTTCGTCGAGTTTTCCGACGACCAGGCCGCCAAGTCGGCGATGTCCGCGCTGAACGGCCGCGATCTCGGCGGACGGGCGCTGACCGTCAACGAGGCCAGGCCCCGCGAAGAGGGCGGGGGCGGGCGCGGAGGCCGCGGGCGGTACTGA